A window of Clostridia bacterium genomic DNA:
GCGGGTTGGAGATGGGCTCGGTAGCCCAGATCTCTTTGCCCGGCACTCCGGCGGATCAGGTGATTGCGCAGAGTCCGCCGCCGAACGCACAGGGCGTCGCATCGCCGAGGCTCAGCCTTCTGGTCACTGCGCCGGAGCAGAGCAAATCGTTTGTCATGCCGGACTTCGGCGGCATGCCGCTGGGAGAAGTGTCGGTTGCCATCACCGATGCAGGGTTGAAGGTAGGCAACGTCAGCACGTTGAAGCAAGATCCCTCGGCAGTGGCGCAGTCGCAAGCCACCGGAGCGATGGTTGCGCGCCAGACACCCGCTCCGGGCCAGCGCGTATCGCCGGGAATGATCGTGAACCTGGAAGTAGTCCGTTAGTCGCGCTGCAGGATCGCAGCGAAAAATCCATCGCCGGGATGCACGCCTTGAAGCGTTCGCAAGAAGCCTCCGCGAACGAGTCGCTCTGGCTCAATCGCCAACTCGCCCTGCTGCCGTAAGCCGCGCAGTTCCTGTGCACAATCGACGACGCTGAAACCTGTGCGCGCCGCGAGCGCTTCGCTAATGACGCCCTCGTTCTCTTCCACCTCGAGCGAGCAGGTCGAGTAGAGGAGCCGTCCTCCCGGCGCAACATGGTTGAGCGTCGCCGAGAGAATAGCAACCTGACGAGCGTGCAGATCTCGGAGGTCCTGCCGGCCCAGCTTCCATTTGATCTCCGGATTTCGCGCAAGCGTGCCGGTTCCGGAGCACGGAACGTCAGCCAACACGCGATCGAACTCGGCGCCAAAAGGAAGGTGCGTTGCATCGGCTGTGATGACCTGCACATTTCTTGCGCGCACGCGCTCCTGTAACAATCGCGTTCGGTGCTCGTGCAGATCGGCCGCGATGATGGTTGCCTCTGGATTGCGTTGCGCGAGGACCGCGGTCTTTCCACCAGGCGCAGCGCAGCAGTCCAGCAGTCGTGCGCCGTGTCCGACCAGCGACGCGACGAGCTGAGACGCTTCGTCCTGCACGAGGACGTGGCCTTCGCGGAAGGCGCGGGCGTGAACAATGTCGCCGCTGAGGACGCGTCGCGCTGACGTGAGCAGTTCTCCCGGCGCAAGTTCCACGCCATCGGCGCGGAGAGTTTCTTCGGCGCTGGCATCGAGCATTCGAAGCGTCGTCGGCGGGA
This region includes:
- a CDS encoding PASTA domain-containing protein; this translates as GLEMGSVAQISLPGTPADQVIAQSPPPNAQGVASPRLSLLVTAPEQSKSFVMPDFGGMPLGEVSVAITDAGLKVGNVSTLKQDPSAVAQSQATGAMVARQTPAPGQRVSPGMIVNLEVVR
- a CDS encoding transcription antitermination factor NusB codes for the protein ELSPADRGLCTELVMGTLRWQSALDAGIAKHSSQKVNRLDPEVLIALRLGAYQIRHLERVPSRAAVNESVELVKRAHKKSAAPFTNAVLRKLACAPQVAPATNGDVSGESLAEQFAHPPWIAARWVLEYGIGNAQRICEYDQAIPPTTLRMLDASAEETLRADGVELAPGELLTSARRVLSGDIVHARAFREGHVLVQDEASQLVASLVGHGARLLDCCAAPGGKTAVLAQRNPEATIIAADLHEHRTRLLQERVRARNVQVITADATHLPFGAEFDRVLADVPCSGTGTLARNPEIKWKLGRQDLRDLHARQVAILSATLNHVAPGGRLLYSTCSLEVEENEGVISEALAARTGFSVVDCAQELRGLRQQGELAIEPERLVRGGFLRTLQGVHPGDGFFAAILQRD